From a region of the Haematobia irritans isolate KBUSLIRL chromosome 4, ASM5000362v1, whole genome shotgun sequence genome:
- the VhaM9.7-b gene encoding vacuolar H[+] ATPase M9.7 subunit b: MVEAYVAPLCITCIWAFIGIICPFFARGPNKGITQCCLMLTAATCWLFWLCCYMTQMNPLIGPKLSMNEIMIVAKEWGNPIEDTIDITYY; this comes from the exons ATGGTTGAGGCCTATGTTGCTCCCCTCTGTATCACCTGCATTTGGGCATTTATTGGCATTATTTGTCCATTTTTCGCCAGAGGACCTAACAAAGG TATCACACAGTGTTGTTTGATGTTGACTGCTGCCACTTGTTGGCTTTT CTGGTTGTGTTGCTATATGACTCAAATGAATCCCTTGATTGGACCTAAACTATCTATGAATGAAATCATGATCGTTGCCAAAGAATGGGGCAATCCCATTGAAGACACCATCGACATTACTTACTACTAA
- the JMJD7 gene encoding jumonji domain containing 7: MNNSKINSAFDILLNEANDLCIGTEVCELTELPNAVEFAREYYAKQRPVVFRNVLSSWKAIGKWNTEYFRTHLGDKLVDVAITPNGYADGLALRHEDQKEYFVLPLEEQITMKTFLDMLDDPRGVVYYIQKQNSNFSLDFPELKDDIDASLLEFAEKCFNKPPDAVNFWMGDERAITSMHKDPYDNLYCVISGYKDFILLPPHCLPFIPKQEYPTGVYKLNEETNQYHIEPLLTQHEDTNEVNEQKPLLTEWISIDPLSPDLEKYPMFSKVQPLHVRVNAGDLLFLPNYWYHHVRQSHKCIAVNFWYDMEYDSRYCFFRMLEELSKVK, from the coding sequence atgaataATAGTAAAATAAATTCCGCCTTTGATATTCTTTTAAATGAAGCCAATGATCTTTGTATTGGAACTGAAGTATGTGAACTTACCGAACTGCCAAATGCAGTTGAATTCGCCCGAGAGTACTACGCTAAACAAAGGCCAGTTGTTTTTAGAAATGTCCTATCTTCCTGGAAAGCTATTGGGAAATGGAATACCGAGTATTTTCGAACACATTTAGGAGATAAATTAGTGGATGTAGCAATAACGCCAAATGGTTATGCTGATGGTTTGGCATTACGCCATGAAGAccagaaagaatattttgttttaccaCTGGAGGAGCAAATAACCATGAAGACCTTTTTAGATATGCTAGATGATCCTCGGGGTGTTGTGTattatatacaaaaacaaaattcaaactTCTCTTTGGATTTCCCAGAGCTAAAAGATGACATTGATGCTTCGTTATTGGAATTTGccgaaaaatgttttaataaacCACCGGATGCGGTAAATTTCTGGATGGGTGATGAAAGGGCAATAACATCAATGCATAAAGATCCATATGATAATTTGTATTGTGTCATATCTGGTTACAAGGATTTCATATTATTGCCACCACATTGCTTACCTTTTATACCAAAGCAAGAATACCCAACAGGTGTATACAAACTAAACGAGGAAACTAATCAATATCACATTGAACCATTGCTGACACAGCATGAGGATACAAATGAAGTGAATGAACAGAAACCTTTATTAACAGAATGGATTAGTATAGATCCCCTATCGCCAGATTTAGAGAAATATCCAATGTTCTCTAAAGTACAACCATTGCATGTAAGGGTAAATGCTGgagatttattatttttaccaaattattGGTATCACCACGTGCGTCAAAGTCATAAGTGTATAGCTGTGAATTTTTGGTATGATATGGAATATGATAGCCGTTATTGTTTTTTCAGAATGTTGGAAGAATTATcaaaagttaaataa
- the RpLP0 gene encoding ribosomal protein LP0 encodes MVRENKAAWKAQYFIKVVELFNEYPKCFIVGADNVGSRQMQHIRTSLRGMGVVLMGKNTMMRKAIRGHLEQNGQLEKLLPHIKGNVGFVFTKGDLAEIRDKLLESKVRAPARAGAIAPLPVIIPAQNTGLGPEKTSFFQALSIPTKISKGTIEIINDVPILKPGDKVGASEATLLNMLNISPFSYGLIINQVYDSGSIFSPEILDIKPEDLRAKFQAGVANLAAVSLEIGYPTIASAPHSIANGFKNLLAIAATTEVEFKEATTIKEYIKDPSKFAVAAAAAAPAAAAASEKKEEAKKEESEEEDDDDMGFGLFD; translated from the exons ATGGTTAGGGAGAACAAAGCTGCCTGGAAGGCTCAATATTTCATTAAAGTCGTC GAACTCTTCAACGAATATCCCAAGTGCTTCATTGTAGGTGCTGACAATGTTGGTTCCCGTCAAATGCAACACATCCGTACCAGCCTTCGCGGTATGGGTGTTGTTCTTATGGGCAAAAACACCATGATGCGTAAGGCCATTCGCGGTCATTTGGAACAAAACGGCCAATTGGAAAAGTTGTTGCCCCATATCAAGGGAAACGTCGGTTTTGTCTTCACCAAGGGCGATTTGGCCGAAATTCGTGACAAATTGTTGGAATCCAAAGTACGTGCTCCAGCTCGTGCCGGTGCTATTGCTCCATTGCCCGTCATTATTCCAGCTCAAAACACTGGTCTTGGTCCCGAAAAGACTTCTTTCTTCCAAGCCTTGTCTATCCCCACCAAGATTTCCAAGGGTACAATTGAAATCATCAATGATGTTCCAATTTTGAAGCCTGGTGACAAGGTCGGTGCTTCCGAAGCTACCTTGCTTAATATGTTGAACATTTCTCCCTTCTCGTATGGTTTGATCATCAACCAAGTTTACGATTCTGGTTCCATTTTCTCTCCTGAAATTTTGGACATAAAACCCGAAGATTTGCGCGCCAAATTCCAAGCTGGTGTTGCCAACTTGGCCGCCGTTTCATTGGAAATTGGATATCCCACCATCGCGTCTGCTCCTCACAGCATTGCCAATGGTTTCAAGAATTTGTTGGCTATTGCTGCTACAACCGAAGTCGAGTTCAAGGAAGCCACCACCATCAAGGAGTACATCAAGGATCCCAGCAAATTCGCTGTTGCCGCCGCCGCTGCTGCCCCAGCTGCTGCTGCTGCCTCCGAAAAGAAGGAAGAAGCCAAGAAGGAAGAATCCGAAGAAGAGGATGACGATGATATGGGCTTCGGTCTTTTCGACTAA
- the LOC142233254 gene encoding GSK3-beta interaction protein: MDTDLKVVDSLTGNAATTSSIDPSLVACHSEEEGIINWEEEAMAIINDVKTHVAEIDIARKLPSNESHIYMNIRTFEGATYCIDVSNIGFRIVSEIFNTIDEGKEEATDDEDIFETPYALLDKISPGYVESFGNQLCKQLLQLQQMRTEFKEEDEEGLEEEEEED; this comes from the coding sequence ATGGACACTGATTTAAAAGTTGTAGATAGTTTGACAGGTAACGCCGCCACAACCAGCAGTATTGATCCCAGTTTGGTTGCCTGTCACAGTGAAGAGGAGGGTATAATCAATTGGGAGGAAGAGGCAATGGCTATTATAAATGATGTTAAAACACATGTAGCCGAGATAGATATAGCCCGGAAACTGCCCAGCAACGAAAGTCACATTTACATGAACATTCGCACCTTCGAGGGAGCTACTTATTGTATTGACGTAAGCAACATTGGATTCCGTATAGTTTcggaaatttttaatacaatagaTGAAGGCAAAGAGGAAGCAACCGATGATGAGGACATTTTCGAAACCCCCTACGCATTACTAGATAAAATTAGTCCGGGTTATGTGGAATCATTTGGAAATCAACTTTGTAAACAACTTTTGCAGCTACAACAAATGCGGACGGAATTCAAGGAAGAAGATGAAGAGGGCCTTGAAGAAGAAGAGGAGGAAGATTGA
- the Ddx1 gene encoding ATP-dependent RNA helicase Ddx1 codes for MTAFEEFGVLPEIAKAIDEMEWTLPTDVQAEAIPLILGGGDVLMAAETGSGKTGAFCLPILQIVWETLRDLEEGKSKGGSGGASVAPWTMSFFDRGNALAVTPDGLRCQSREFKEWHGCRCTTGVKGKGKFYFEATVTDEGLCRVGWSTQQANLDLGTCRFGFGFGGTGKKSNNRQFDDYGEAFGKNDVIGCFLDLEKMEVSFSKNGTSLGLAFRIPDNLRNEVFYPAVVLKNAEMAFNFGKTDFKHAPKSGFIAASQAGPSHCKSNPLASPSANAGSNKPSPNAPQAIIIEPSRELAEQTYNQIEKFKIHLSNPDVRSLLLIGGVKLEQQKSVLQQGVHIVVGTPGRLEEMISGGFVQLTHCKFFVLDEADALLKQGYTDLIDRLHKQIPKMTSDGRRLQMVVCSATLHAFEVKKMADRLMHFPTWVDLKGEDAVPETVHHVVCMVDPQRDTSWHNLRQRIRTDGVHSRDNPHPQNQCPETFSEAIKLLKGEYCVRAIEEHKMDRAIIFCRTKLDCDNLEQYLKIRGGQKYSCVCLHGDRKPNERKQNLELFKRGDVKFLICTDVAARGLDITGLPYMINITLPDEKSNYVHRIGRVGRAERMGLAISLVSTVPEKVWYHGDWCKTRGRNCFNTNLTDNRGCCIWYNEKNLLAEIEDHLNITIQQVDKNLAVPLNDFDGKVVYGQKNLNTGSGYKDHVQQLVPVVRKLTDLELQSQSLFLKRLKV; via the exons atgaCGGCGTTCGAag AGTTTGGAGTTTTGCCAGAAATTGCCAAGGCAATTGATGAAATGGAATGGAC ATTGCCCACTGATGTCCAGGCTGAGGCCATTCCATTAATTTTAGGTGGTGGCGATGTACTAATGGCTGCGGAAACGGGCTCTGGAAAAACTGGAGCATTTTGCTTACCCATATTGCAGATTGTCTGGGAAACACTAAGAGATTTGGAAGAGGGAAAGTCTAAGGGAGGGAGTGGTGGTGCTAGTGTGGCTCCTTGGACAATGTCATTCTTTGATAGAGGTAATGCTTTGGCAGTCACACCTGATGGTTTGCGATGTCAGAGTCGTGAATTCAAGGAGTGGCATGGATGTCGTTGCACAACAGGTGTTAAAGGCAAAGGAAAGTTTTACTTTGAAGCCACGGTAACTGATGAAGGCTTGTGTCGAGTTGGGTGGTCCACACAGCAGGCCAACCTGGATTTGGGAACGTGTCGTTTTG GTTTTGGTTTTGGTGGAACAGGTAAAAAGTCTAATAATCGTCAGTTTGATGATTACGGAGAGGCTTTTGGAAAAAATGATGTTATAGGCTGTTTTTTGGATCTTGAAAAAATGGAAGTGTCTTTCAGCAAGAATGGAACAAGTTTGGGCTTAGCATTTCGTATTCCGGATAATTTACGCAATGAAGTATTTTACCCGGCTGTGGTTTTAAAGAATGCAGAAATGgcttttaattttggaaaaactgaTTTCAAACATGCACCTAAAAGTGGATTCATAGCAGCTAGTCAGGCAGGGCCATCCCACTGTAAGTCGAATCCATTGGCAAGCCCATCTGCAAACGCAGGCTCAAATAAACCATCGCCAAATGCTCCCCAGGCCATTATCATAGAGCCCAGTCGAGAATTGGCAGAACAGACTTATAATCAAATAGAGAAATTCAAGATACATTTATCCAATCCAGATGTTAGAAGTCTGCTTTTGATTGGAGGTGTTAAATTGGAACAACAGAAAAGTGTTTTGCAACAGGGTGTTCATATTGTGGTTGGAACTCCTGGACGTTTGGAGGAAATGATATCAGGGGGTTTTGTTCAGTTAACCCATTGCAA ATTCTTTGTTTTAGATGAAGCAGATGCTTTGCTCAAACAAGGCTACACGGATCTAATCGATCGTTTACACAAACAAATACCAAAAATGACTTCCGATGGTCGCCGACTCCAAATGGTAGTATGTTCTGCGACACTTCATGCATTTGAGGTAAAGAAAATGGCAGATCGTCTAATGCATTTCCCCACATGGGTAGATCTTAAAGGAGAAGACGCAGTCCCAGAGACAGTACATCATGTCGTTTGTATGGTTGATCCACAACGCGATACTTCTTGGCATAATCTACGCCAACGCATACGTACCGATGGTGTCCATTCACGAGATAATCCTCATCCCCAGAATCAGTGCCCTGAAACCTTTTCGGAGgcaataaaacttttgaaagGGGAATATTGTGTTCGAGCCATAGAAGAGCATAAAATGGATCGAGCCATCATATTTTGTCGTACAAAATTGGACTGTGACAATTTGgaacaatatttgaaaatacGAGGTGGTCAAAAGTATTCATGTGTCTGTCTTCATGGTGATCGTAAACCTAATGAGAGAAAACAAAACTTGGAATTATTCAAGAGAGGTGatgttaagtttttaatttgtaCTGATGTAGCAGCTAGAGGCTTGGATATCACCGGACTTCCCTACATGATTAATATTACATTGCCCGACGAAAAATCGAATTACGTTCATCGTATTGGTCGCGTAGGCCGTGCCGAACGTATGGGTCTTGCCATTAGCTTGGTGTCAACAGTTCCAGAAAaa gtttggtacCATGGAGATTGGTGCAAAACTCGTGGTAGAAattgttttaataccaatttaaCGGACAATCGCGGCTGCTGCATTTGGTATAATGAGAAGAAT CTTTTGGCCGAAATAGAGGACCATTTGAATATAACCATACAACAAGTTGATAAGAACTTGGCGGTTCCTCTTAACGATTTCGACGGTAAGGTtgtatatggccaaaaaaatttaaacaccgGTTCTGGTTACAAGGATCACGTTCAACAATTGGTACCCGTTGTGAGAAAACTCACCGATTTGGAATTGCAATCACAATCTTTATTTTTGAAACgcttaaaagtttaa